In the Sarcophilus harrisii chromosome 1, mSarHar1.11, whole genome shotgun sequence genome, one interval contains:
- the FAM222A gene encoding protein FAM222A: MLACLQRTQNPPPQHLPCPNKTLELRKCEPVSSMHSPRYPSPAELDAYAQKVANSPLSIKIFPTNIRVPQHKHLSRTVNGYDTTGQRYSPYPLHAGGYQGLLAIVKAAVSSSSGSGSAPAAASAAAASSSSSSKGVVKSVEGKRTKLSPAAVQVGIAPYPVSSTLGPGAVPLGYHGGQKALEGPVPPPNVTVAASVIPLAGRGLALPPSNLPSIQSIIYQVNQQCQAPGSQPACQGVAGAHPSPAKRAAAATPAGFSAMAGSALAYASAVLPDCRKGAELVVGATPAMALGGLKPAGYPEAGGAGLDYLLWPQKPPPPQPQPQPQPQQQQLRLYSGGSGGGGAVSKSPEVCGAGPGAGARPYLLSGAAADKVSSSPLNCVGMHGNFSVGPYFAPPWNSILVTPNSDCYNPGPELGPGARELAVHPADGLSGLPSKTVCNTSILSSSLQSLEYLINDIHPPCIKEQMLGKGYETVSVPRLLDHQHAHIRLPVYR, translated from the coding sequence GCGAGCCGGTGAGCTCCATGCATTCCCCGCGGTACCCGAGCCCAGCCGAGTTGGACGCCTACGCCCAGAAGGTGGCCAACAGCCCCCTCAGCATCAAGATCTTCCCCACCAACATCCGCGTCCCGCAGCACAAACACCTGAGCCGCACCGTCAATGGGTACGACACGACGGGCCAGCGCTACAGCCCCTACCCGCTGCACGCCGGCGGCTACCAGGGCCTGCTGGCCATAGTCAAGGCCGCGGTGTCCTCCTCCTCCGGCTCGGGCTCGGCTCCCGCCGCggcctccgccgccgccgcctcctcttcctcctccagcAAAGGCGTGGTCAAGAGCGTGGAGGGCAAGCGGACGAAGCTGTCGCCTGCGGCTGTGCAGGTGGGCATCGCGCCCTACCCCGTGTCGAGCACTTTAGGCCCCGGCGCCGTGCCCTTGGGCTACCACGGAGGGCAGAAGGCCCTGGAGGGGCCCGTCCCGCCCCCTAACGTCACGGTGGCGGCCTCGGTCATCCCTCTGGCCGGGCGCGGGCTGGCGCTGCCGCCCTCCAACCTGCCCTCCATCCAGAGCATCATCTACCAGGTCAACCAGCAGTGCCAGGCGCCGGGCTCGCAGCCGGCCTGCCAGGGGGTGGCGGGCGCTCACCCCAGCCCGGCCAAGCGCGCCGCGGCCGCCACGCCCGCGGGCTTCTCGGCCATGGCCGGCTCCGCCCTGGCCTACGCCAGCGCCGTGCTGCCCGACTGCCGCAAGGGGGCCGAGCTGGTGGTGGGGGCCACGCCGGCCATGGCCCTGGGGGGCCTCAAGCCCGCCGGCTACCCGGAGGCGGGCGGGGCCGGCCTGGACTACTTACTCTGGCCGCAgaagccgccgccgccgcagccgcagccgcagccgcagccgcagcagcagcagctccgGCTGTacagcggcggcagcggcgggggcggggcggTGAGCAAGTCCCCGGAGGTGTgcggggccgggccgggggcgGGGGCCCGGCCCTACCTCCTGAGCGGCGCGGCCGCGGACAAGGTGAGCTCCTCGCCCTTGAACTGCGTGGGCATGCACGGCAACTTCTCCGTGGGGCCCTACTTTGCCCCCCCGTGGAACAGCATCCTGGTCACCCCCAACAGCGACTGTTACAACCCCGGGCCCGAGCTGGGCCCGGGCGCGCGCGAGCTGGCGGTGCACCCGGCCGACGGGCTGTCGGGCCTCCCCAGCAAGACGGTCTGCAACACGTCCATCCTGAGCAGCAGCCTGCAGTCGCTGGAGTACCTCATCAACGACATCCACCCGCCCTGCATCAAGGAGCAGATGCTGGGCAAGGGCTACGAGACCGTGTCGGTGCCCCGCCTCCTGGACCACCAGCACGCCCACATCCGCCTGCCCGTCTACAGATAA